The genomic segment CGTTCGACGAGATTTATTCGTAATGTCCTCATCGAGTTGAAACGAGTGACATGGCCGACTCGCCGGCAACTCATTAGTTATACGGTCACCGTTTTGATTACGGTTACGTTTATAGCCGTTTTTTTTGCGTTAATCGATTTAGGCATTTCCAAACTGATTCGCGTCATTTTATAGCAATCGATTTCGGA from the Bacillales bacterium genome contains:
- the secE gene encoding preprotein translocase subunit SecE, whose amino-acid sequence is MANPIERSTRFIRNVLIELKRVTWPTRRQLISYTVTVLITVTFIAVFFALIDLGISKLIRVIL